A section of the Perognathus longimembris pacificus isolate PPM17 chromosome 7, ASM2315922v1, whole genome shotgun sequence genome encodes:
- the Slc30a2 gene encoding zinc transporter 2 isoform X1, translating into MEKKHLLNSQGRVGSYLGSLWQEEAIWSPHLDLQAVELATQSSHNSHYCHAQKDPGNHCDPQKERARRQLYVASAICLVFMIGEVIGGYLAHSLAIMTDAAHLLTDFASMLISLFSLWVSSRPATKTMNFGWQRAEILGALLSVLSIWVVTGVLVYLAVERLISGNYEIEGGTMLITSGCALAVNVIMGITLHQSGHGHSPDDTSQQQNPSVRAAFIHVIGDLMQSLGVLVAAYVIYFKPEYKFVDPICTFLFSILVLGTTLTILRDVILVLMEGTPKGMDFTAVRDLLLSVDGVEALHSLHIWALTVAQPVLSVHIAIAQNADAQAVLKASSTHLQRKFHFHTITIQIENYSEDMKACQACQGPSD; encoded by the exons ATGGAGAAGAAGCACCTGCTGAACAGCCAGGGCAGAGTCGG GTCATACTTAGGGTCTCTGTGGCAGGAGGAAGCTATCTGGAGCCCTCACCTGGACTTGCAGGCTGTGGAGCTGGCCACTCAGAGCAGCCATAACAGCCATTACTGCCATGCCCAGAAGGATCCTGGCAACCACTGTGACCCCCAGAAGGAGCGGGCCCGACGGCAGCTGTATGTGGCCTCTGCCatctgccttgtattcatgatcGGGGAAGTCATTG GTGGGTACCTGGCGCACAGCCTGGCCATCATGACGGATGCGGCACATCTGCTCACTGACTTTGCCAGCATGCTCATCAGCCTCTTCTCCCTCTGGGTGTCCTCTCGGCCGGCCACCAAGACCATGAACTTTGGCTGGCAGCGAGCTG AGATCCTGGGAGCCCTGCTGTCTGTGTTGTCCATCTGGGTCGTGACTGGAGTGCTGGTGTACCTGGCTGTAGAGCGGTTGATCTCTGGGAACTATGAGATCGAAGGGGGCACCATGCTGATTACGTCGGGCTGCGCCTTGGCTGTGAACGTCAT AATGGGGATAACCCTTCACCAGTCTGGGCATGGGCACAGTCCTGATGACACCAGCCAGCAGCAGAACCCCAGTGTCAGAGCTGCCTTCATCCATGTGATTGGAGACTTGATGCAGAGCTTGGGTGTTCTGGTGGCAGCCTATGTTATATACTTCAAG CCAGAGTATAAGTTCGTGGACCCCATCTGCACCTTCCTCTTCTCCATCCTGGTCCTGGGGACAACCCTGACCATCCTGAGAGATGTGATCCTGGTGCTGATGGAAG GGACCCCCAAGGGCATGGACTTCACGGCTGTTCGTGACCTGCTGCTTTCAGTGGACGGAGTAGAAGCCTTGCACAGCCTACACATCTGGGCACTGACCGTGGCCCAGCCTGTGCTCTCTGTCCACATCGCCATTG CTCAGAACGCAGATGCCCAGGCCGTGCTGAAGGCCTCTAGCACCCACCTCCAGAGGAAGTTCCACTTCCACACCATCACCATCCAGATTGAAAACTACTCCGAGGACATGAAGGCCTGCCAGGCCTGCCAAGGCCCCtcggactga
- the Slc30a2 gene encoding zinc transporter 2 isoform X2, which yields MIGEVIGGYLAHSLAIMTDAAHLLTDFASMLISLFSLWVSSRPATKTMNFGWQRAEILGALLSVLSIWVVTGVLVYLAVERLISGNYEIEGGTMLITSGCALAVNVIMGITLHQSGHGHSPDDTSQQQNPSVRAAFIHVIGDLMQSLGVLVAAYVIYFKPEYKFVDPICTFLFSILVLGTTLTILRDVILVLMEGTPKGMDFTAVRDLLLSVDGVEALHSLHIWALTVAQPVLSVHIAIAQNADAQAVLKASSTHLQRKFHFHTITIQIENYSEDMKACQACQGPSD from the exons atgatcGGGGAAGTCATTG GTGGGTACCTGGCGCACAGCCTGGCCATCATGACGGATGCGGCACATCTGCTCACTGACTTTGCCAGCATGCTCATCAGCCTCTTCTCCCTCTGGGTGTCCTCTCGGCCGGCCACCAAGACCATGAACTTTGGCTGGCAGCGAGCTG AGATCCTGGGAGCCCTGCTGTCTGTGTTGTCCATCTGGGTCGTGACTGGAGTGCTGGTGTACCTGGCTGTAGAGCGGTTGATCTCTGGGAACTATGAGATCGAAGGGGGCACCATGCTGATTACGTCGGGCTGCGCCTTGGCTGTGAACGTCAT AATGGGGATAACCCTTCACCAGTCTGGGCATGGGCACAGTCCTGATGACACCAGCCAGCAGCAGAACCCCAGTGTCAGAGCTGCCTTCATCCATGTGATTGGAGACTTGATGCAGAGCTTGGGTGTTCTGGTGGCAGCCTATGTTATATACTTCAAG CCAGAGTATAAGTTCGTGGACCCCATCTGCACCTTCCTCTTCTCCATCCTGGTCCTGGGGACAACCCTGACCATCCTGAGAGATGTGATCCTGGTGCTGATGGAAG GGACCCCCAAGGGCATGGACTTCACGGCTGTTCGTGACCTGCTGCTTTCAGTGGACGGAGTAGAAGCCTTGCACAGCCTACACATCTGGGCACTGACCGTGGCCCAGCCTGTGCTCTCTGTCCACATCGCCATTG CTCAGAACGCAGATGCCCAGGCCGTGCTGAAGGCCTCTAGCACCCACCTCCAGAGGAAGTTCCACTTCCACACCATCACCATCCAGATTGAAAACTACTCCGAGGACATGAAGGCCTGCCAGGCCTGCCAAGGCCCCtcggactga
- the Trim63 gene encoding E3 ubiquitin-protein ligase TRIM63 yields the protein MDYKSGLIPDGNPMENLEKQLICPICLEMFTKPVVILPCQHNLCRKCANDIFQAANPYWTNRGGSVSMSGGRFRCPSCRHEVIMDRHGVYGLQRNLLVENIIDIYKQECSSRPLQKGSHPMCKEHEDEKINIYCLTCEMPTCSMCKVFGAHQACEVAPLQSVFQGQKTELSNCISMLVAGNDRAQTIITQLEDSCRVTKENSHQVKEELSQKFDALYAILDEKKSELLQRITQEQEEKLSFIEALIQQYREQLDKSTKLVETAIQSLDEPGGATFLLSAKPLIKSIVEASKGCQLGKTEQGFENMDYFTVDLEHIAEALRAIDFGTDEEEEEFIEDEEEQEEEVSTEEKEGHQ from the exons ATGGATTACAAGTCCGGCCTGATCCCCGATGGGAACCCCATGGAGAACCTGGAGAAGCAGCTGATCTGCCCTATCTGCCTGGAGATGTTTACCAAGCCCGTGGTCATCCTGCCCTGCCAGCACAACCTCTGCCGGAAGTGTGCCAATGACATCTTCCAG GCTGCCAATCCCTACTGGACCAACCGGGGCGGCTCGGTGTCCATGTCTGGAGGCCGTTTCCGCTGCCCCTCGTGCCGCCACGAGGTGATCATGGACCGCCACGGGGTGTACGGCCTGCAGAGGAACCTGCTGGTGGAGAACATCATCGACATCTACAAGCAGGAGTGCTCCAG CCGGCCCCTGCAGAAGGGCAGCCACCCGATGTGCAAGGAGCATGAAGATGAGAAAATCAACATCTACTGCCTCACGTGCGAGATGCCCACGTGCTCCATGTGCAAGGTGTTCGGGGCCCACCAGGCCTGTGAGGTGGCCCCGCTGCAGAGCGTCTTCCAGGGACAGAAG ACTGAACTGAGCAACTGTATCTCCATGCTGGTGGCAGGGAACGATCGAGCCCAGACGATCATCACTCAGCTGGAGGACTCCTGTCGGGTGACCAAG GAGAATAGCCACCAGGTAAAGGAAGAGCTGAGCCAGAAGTTTGATGCCCTGTATGCCATCCTGGATGAGAAGAAGAGCGAGTTGCTGCAGCGGATCacacaggagcaggaggagaagctCAGCTTCATCGAGGCCCTGATCCAGCAGTACCGGGAGCAGCTGGACAAGTCCACCAAGCTGGTGGAGACCGCCATCCAGTCCCTGGATGAGCCTGGTGGGGCCACCTTCCTCCTG AGTGCCAAGCCGCTCATCAAAAG CATCGTGGAGGCTTCCAAGGGCTGCCAGCTGGGGAAGACAGAGCAGGGCTTTGAGAACATGGACTACTTCACGGTGGACTTAGAGCACATCGCCGAAGCCCTGCGGGCCATCGACTTTGGGACAG atgaggaggaggaagagttcattgaagatgaagaggagcaggaagaggaggtatccacagaagagaaggaag gACACCAGTAA